One window of Candidatus Phytoplasma solani genomic DNA carries:
- a CDS encoding N-6 DNA methylase: protein MKKERETQNHNYFYNFINNNKKFERKWQSERSGLKIIDDILNKASKKGNNKAGYPDFVYENTSKKLLILVEIKNDIKKHRCFSNNTKNPEISYAVEGVKHYLHYFCDTLCNWNKIGIALSGNIEDKHELTHFYIKNNSIIELKDKLSISEILKNDDEYLQLFKNDKFELDTIIKQSAKTARIINIQLRPLEVQYRPILISILLICLKNTKFKEKFDNQKNNIYSYDSKLKENKRKIEYEDAYDSLLQDINTAIKNVLRNQNINNEKIQYLHEQMRLIKSLLGDNGLEIIKDVLEELKTNIYHLLDSKNKYSYDIIGNFYEVFLKYAGVTNVKNGIVLTPRHITELFTKLIDISSTDVVLDPCCGTGGFLIAGMNSIIDKLDNKNEKEINKIKQNQIIGFDKDPTMYTLSISNMLFRGDGKSQIYNLDFFSEEVDKKIKDGTKKPTIGFINPPYAGKSTPTNPTKKEIEFLEKLLKLVDGRVVMIAPLSTYINDNTIRNRILKKHTLEKIIQMPKKIFEPNASTHTAISIFKTNTPHNNKEVDFYNLEDDGLVLFKNKGRVDRFHKWGDIEKDFLNKFHSKYYDGYNYLKHPIKENDEWISFAYVKTNYNNLTEKDFLLTVKKYVIFQIKKDLGILNKNLDEITLLEKLNQKIVFTQKKSNITKNTYFDIFKNCKSFQIKDLFKVKGTKTTSKEEIEEYEKGEYAYVSTRATNNGVNGFYSFYSEEGNVLTVDSAVVGSCFYQENKFTATDHVEQLKPNFKLNKYIAMFLTTIINQEQFRYSYGRGFNQKRIKKTIIKLPTNKEGTPDWEFMENYIKTLPYSKNL, encoded by the coding sequence TTGAAAAAAGAAAGAGAAACCCAAAATCACAATTACTTTTACAATTTTATTAATAACAACAAAAAATTTGAACGCAAATGGCAAAGCGAAAGAAGTGGCTTAAAAATAATTGACGATATTTTAAATAAAGCTTCAAAAAAAGGAAATAATAAAGCAGGATATCCAGATTTTGTTTATGAAAATACTAGTAAAAAACTTTTAATTTTGGTAGAAATAAAAAATGATATAAAAAAACATCGATGTTTTTCAAATAATACAAAAAATCCAGAAATTTCTTATGCTGTCGAAGGGGTTAAACATTATCTTCATTATTTTTGTGATACTCTTTGTAACTGGAATAAAATAGGGATTGCTTTGTCAGGAAATATTGAAGATAAACACGAATTAACTCATTTTTATATCAAAAACAATTCTATTATAGAATTAAAAGACAAATTATCGATTTCAGAAATTTTAAAAAATGATGATGAATATTTACAATTATTTAAAAATGATAAATTCGAATTAGATACTATTATAAAACAATCAGCTAAAACAGCTAGAATAATTAATATTCAATTAAGACCATTAGAAGTTCAATATAGACCTATTTTAATTTCTATTTTATTAATTTGCTTAAAAAATACCAAGTTTAAGGAAAAGTTTGATAATCAAAAAAACAATATATATTCTTATGATTCTAAATTAAAAGAAAACAAAAGAAAAATAGAATATGAAGATGCTTATGACAGTTTATTACAAGACATTAATACTGCTATAAAAAATGTTTTACGAAATCAAAACATTAATAATGAAAAAATTCAATATTTACACGAACAAATGCGTTTAATTAAATCCTTATTAGGAGATAATGGTTTAGAAATAATTAAAGATGTTTTAGAAGAATTGAAAACAAACATTTATCATCTATTAGACAGCAAAAATAAATATAGTTATGATATTATTGGTAATTTTTATGAGGTTTTTTTAAAATATGCTGGTGTAACTAATGTCAAAAACGGAATTGTTTTAACACCTAGACATATTACTGAATTATTTACTAAATTAATTGATATTAGTAGTACTGATGTTGTTTTAGACCCCTGTTGTGGCACTGGTGGTTTTTTAATTGCGGGCATGAATTCTATTATCGATAAATTAGATAATAAAAATGAAAAAGAAATTAATAAAATAAAACAAAATCAAATTATCGGTTTCGATAAAGACCCTACTATGTATACTTTATCAATTTCTAATATGTTATTTCGTGGTGACGGGAAATCACAAATTTATAATTTAGATTTTTTCAGTGAGGAAGTTGATAAAAAAATAAAAGATGGAACAAAAAAACCGACCATTGGATTTATTAATCCACCTTATGCTGGAAAAAGCACACCAACAAACCCTACTAAAAAAGAAATTGAGTTTTTAGAAAAACTGTTAAAGTTGGTTGATGGTCGTGTTGTGATGATTGCACCTTTAAGCACTTACATAAATGACAATACAATAAGAAATAGAATTTTAAAAAAACATACTTTGGAAAAAATAATTCAAATGCCAAAAAAAATATTTGAACCTAATGCTTCTACGCATACAGCAATTTCTATTTTTAAAACTAACACCCCTCACAACAATAAAGAAGTTGATTTTTATAACCTAGAAGATGATGGTTTAGTTTTATTTAAAAATAAAGGTAGAGTTGACCGTTTTCACAAATGGGGTGATATTGAAAAAGATTTTTTAAATAAATTTCATTCCAAATATTACGATGGTTATAATTATTTAAAACACCCAATTAAAGAAAACGATGAATGGATTTCATTTGCATATGTTAAAACCAATTATAATAACTTAACCGAAAAAGATTTTTTGTTAACTGTTAAAAAATATGTTATTTTTCAAATAAAAAAAGATTTAGGAATTTTAAATAAAAATTTAGATGAAATTACTTTGTTAGAAAAACTTAACCAAAAAATTGTTTTCACACAAAAAAAATCGAACATAACAAAAAATACTTATTTTGACATATTTAAAAATTGTAAAAGTTTTCAAATTAAAGATTTGTTTAAAGTTAAAGGAACCAAAACAACATCTAAAGAAGAAATAGAAGAATATGAAAAAGGTGAATATGCATATGTTTCTACTAGAGCGACTAACAACGGAGTTAACGGATTTTATTCTTTTTATTCGGAAGAAGGAAATGTTTTGACTGTTGATTCAGCGGTGGTAGGTTCGTGTTTTTATCAAGAAAATAAATTTACAGCTACAGACCATGTAGAACAATTAAAACCAAATTTTAAATTAAATAAATATATTGCTATGTTTTTAACCACTATTATTAACCAAGAGCAATTTCGATATTCTTATGGTAGAGGCTTCAATCAAAAACGTATCAAAAAGACAATTATTAAATTGCCGACAAATAAAGAAGGAACACCAGATTGGGAATTTATGGAAAATTATATTAAAACTTTACCTTATAGTAAAAACTTATAA